A window from Hordeum vulgare subsp. vulgare unplaced genomic scaffold, MorexV3_pseudomolecules_assembly, whole genome shotgun sequence encodes these proteins:
- the LOC123422527 gene encoding NAD(P)H-quinone oxidoreductase subunit 2 B, chloroplastic-like produces MIWHVQNENFILDSTRIFMKAFHLLLFNGSFIFPECILIFGLILLLMIDSTSDQKDRPWFYFISSTSLVISITALLFRWREEPIISFSGNFQTNNFNEIFQFLILLCSTLCIPLSVEYIECTEMAITEFLLFVLTATLGGMFLCGANDLITIFVAPECFSLCSYLLSGYTKRDLRSNEATMKYLLMGGASSSILVHGFSWLYGSSGGEIELQEIVNGLINTQMYNSPGISIALISITVGLGFKLSPAPFHQWTPDVYEGVWFVRQIPTSISISEVFGFCKTP; encoded by the coding sequence ATGATCTGGCATGTACAGAATGAAAACTTCATTCTCGATTCTACGAGAATTTTTATGAAAGCGTTTCATTTGCTTCTCTTCAATGGAAGTTTCATTTTCCCAGAATGTATCCTAATTTTTGGCCTAATTCTTCTTCTGATGATCGATTCAACCTCTGATCAAAAAGATAGACCTTGGTTCTATTTCATCTCTTCAACAAGTTTAGTAATAAGCATAACGGCCCTATTGTTCCGATGGAGAGAAGAACCTATAATTAGCTTTTCGGGAAATTTCCAAACGAACAATTTCAACGAAATCTTTCAATTTCTCATTTTATTATGTTCAACTTTATGTATTCCTCTATCCgtagagtacattgaatgtacagaAATGGCTATAACAGAGTTTCTGTTATTCGTATTAACAGCTACTCTAGGGGGAATGTTTTTATGTGGTGCTAACGATTTAATAACTATCTTTGTAGCTCCAGAATGTTTCAGTTTATGTTCCTACCTATTGTCTGGATATACCAAGAGAGATCTACGGTCTAATGAGGCTACTATGAAATATTTACTCATGGGTGGGGCAAGCTCTTCTATTCTGGTTCATGGTTTCTCTTGGCTATATGGTTCATCTGGGGGGGAGATCGAGCTTCAAGAAATTGTGAACGGTCTTATCAATACACAAATGTATAACTCCCCAGGAATTTCAATTGCGCTTATATCCATCACTGTAGGACTTGGGTTCAAGCTTTCCCCAGCCCCTTTTCATCAATGGACTCCTGACGTCTACGAAGGAGTGTGGTTCGTTCGACAAATTCCTACCTCTATATCTATCTCTGAGGTGTTTGGGTTTTGCAAAACTCCATAG